The Tardiphaga alba genome includes a window with the following:
- a CDS encoding DUF1289 domain-containing protein has protein sequence MNKETPCLAICVIDPKAKLCLGCGRTLQEIARWGRMESAERLSIMATLETRMIDAGFAPPSTYAAKRKPVTP, from the coding sequence ATGAACAAAGAAACGCCGTGCCTCGCCATCTGTGTGATCGATCCCAAAGCCAAGCTCTGCCTCGGATGCGGGCGGACGCTGCAGGAGATCGCGCGCTGGGGCCGCATGGAGAGCGCGGAACGCCTGAGCATCATGGCGACGCTGGAAACCCGCATGATCGACGCCGGCTTCGCCCCGCCCTCGACCTACGCGGCCAAGCGGAAGCCCGTGACGCCCTGA
- a CDS encoding TIGR02281 family clan AA aspartic protease, which translates to MTRVFLLVTVIVATAGAALAYGDPKQISKAGTIVSDILRKQVPPPLRLVDVPRGNGGEFALQAKINGVTAPMIIDTGATSVVLSYETAKSIGLPIELLNYNIDVETVSGRTKAARLTLDRLAVGKLVERSVPALIVQRGQMKTNLLGMSFLDRLESWEVRPDKLMLRGYP; encoded by the coding sequence ATGACGCGCGTCTTCCTGCTGGTCACCGTGATCGTCGCCACCGCCGGCGCAGCCCTCGCCTATGGCGATCCCAAGCAGATCAGCAAAGCCGGAACGATCGTCTCCGACATCCTGCGCAAACAAGTTCCGCCGCCGCTGCGTCTCGTGGATGTCCCACGCGGCAATGGCGGTGAATTCGCGCTGCAGGCCAAGATCAACGGCGTCACCGCGCCGATGATCATCGACACCGGCGCGACATCGGTAGTCCTGTCCTACGAGACCGCGAAAAGCATCGGCCTGCCCATCGAGCTGCTGAACTACAATATCGATGTGGAAACCGTCTCCGGCCGCACCAAGGCGGCACGGCTGACGCTGGATCGCCTCGCCGTCGGCAAGCTCGTCGAGCGATCGGTGCCCGCTCTCATCGTGCAGCGCGGCCAGATGAAGACCAACCTGCTCGGCATGAGCTTCCTCGATCGGCTGGAAAGCTGGGAAGTGCGCCCCGACAAGCTGATGCTGCGCGGCTATCCCTGA